The genomic DNA atttttttttttcaatttaccttattttttatgtcttaaaattttttacggaataaaaaaaattaaaatatttaaatttttttatgctaaaaatgaattattataactgcaataaatttattgattttcttttactttttaatatttaataaaaatataagggCAAGGGCTATAGATTAACATCAGCTTACAAGAAATAATACAACTCCACTCCAATTGTAGTAGaactcaaacaaaaaaaaaggaattgaacTGGTTATTTCaggacaaaaaaaataatagtaaataaattagcttAACTCGAAGACACAAGGATTAGGAAGTCATTATTATGGCTGGAGACTGTTAAAGATTATTCAAtcttaaattctatttaaaattaagttaaaaaaacaaacacggAACTAAAATCAATACTGATGATACAATAAATTTCTTCCCACAACAGCTTAGGTTTAGGACAATGGAGACAGTACAGTTCAGTTTATCATCcaacaaaaaatggaataataTTAAGAGTACATTAGTTTTTCTCTGTTTCAATTGCTGAATAAATCACCCAATCGTACATGTTTGCCAATGTGTGGTGTATCTGAGATAAATAAAGTCACCCACACCATCCAATTGTCTTGTTTGTTCTGAAACCAGTTTCAGAAGACTCCGGCTCTTGTTGAGGTGGAGGTCGAGGCTCCCTTGGTTTAGCAGGATCAACAAAAATAACCCACCCATCTAAGAACTTAGCGTTCATTCCTTCTCTGGCCTTCTCAGCTTCTTCTAAGGTGGTGTATGTAACAAAGCCAAAACCCTTTGATCTTCCAGACACTCTATCAGTTATGACCTTTGCtgcaaatataaaataaggaagCAGGTAGATTAGGATTGGAACCAAAGCTGGCAATAAAGATGCTTCGGAAAAAATGaaggtaggaaagcttgaagtTACCTTCAAGAAGCTGGCCAAAAGGAGAAAATGCTTCTTTTAGCTTTTCATCTGTTGTTAATCTCGAGAGGCCTACATCTCATTACGTCAAGACAAGGGTCAGTCAATTCTTTAAAAGAGGTTTgttcatgtacaatgcaaataaTCAAATAGTTAGTTGTTGCCACCTATTATTTCGTCAATGATGAATGCATTGCATTCCTAAAGCTCCACTGGGAATCATATAAGATCCAACATATTT from Vitis riparia cultivar Riparia Gloire de Montpellier isolate 1030 chromosome 8, EGFV_Vit.rip_1.0, whole genome shotgun sequence includes the following:
- the LOC117919675 gene encoding organelle RRM domain-containing protein 2, mitochondrial, with protein sequence MAFASSFRRVLTGSSTILQSQFSPVRFNSTVTSPKLFVSGLSRLTTDEKLKEAFSPFGQLLEAKVITDRVSGRSKGFGFVTYTTLEEAEKAREGMNAKFLDGWVIFVDPAKPREPRPPPQQEPESSETGFRTNKTIGWCG